From Virgibacillus ihumii, the proteins below share one genomic window:
- a CDS encoding DUF5592 family protein, with the protein MKYEIPKEIKAKPKILGLEMRELVIILISSLLLLTILRDLVHSVFMIPYIVVAVIGMIYLFLPSGQNPDKRVYESMMLWFRNKKGVYHAIDHHKNQNIATHEEVQSTRRSDV; encoded by the coding sequence ATGAAATATGAGATTCCAAAGGAAATAAAAGCAAAACCGAAAATTTTAGGCTTAGAAATGCGAGAGCTAGTCATTATACTGATTAGCTCTCTTTTATTGCTCACCATATTACGTGATTTAGTGCATAGCGTGTTCATGATTCCATATATTGTAGTTGCTGTTATTGGCATGATTTATTTATTTCTGCCATCTGGACAGAATCCGGATAAACGCGTTTATGAGTCCATGATGTTGTGGTTTCGTAATAAAAAAGGAGTCTATCATGCTATTGACCATCACAAAAACCAAAACATAGCTACACATGAAGAGGTACAGTCCACAAGGAGGTCAGATGTATGA
- a CDS encoding VirB4 family type IV secretion system protein yields MFTKQKAATEEKQSKKPVLDKAFLAAIQPQGGVSYKDKYMKKGDGYEACIHVWEYPQKVDVLWMDELMSMYDVTVVSDIATMNQEDTVNAINKSMMEQDVRHRTAKHESDRMDAQRGYTEMEGLYEQISKAGEVIKLMHIRLYVASPTIWELEQKVNRTMSKLKSMGFKGQIFLNESFWEWQSMFLPYERQLAFPNKREGKGMSALTLASGLPYHFSELNDERGSYFGTSFTGGNVLFDLFHRDKMRRFYNAVVVGKMGAGKSTTLKKLLTDNAARGDFIRGFEMTGEFNTLVKNQGGHIVSLDGSDGIINILQIFRSDRTDEEQDENDTPISRDMPAKEALSFEEYERLCFMQHISKVAKFYEFMASNPETGETPSTEELDEFKKVLRQFYQSLGFMGKLKTTGVTTLQNDEYPIFGEFLTFLRKQLYEDVKDDGNETQRNIRNELSPYRVKRLETIELTVDNMVNTYEALFNGHTSLPDITNEQIIFFSIRNLRKFEKNVFQAQMFNALNLIWDNLIQIGAPQKQKMYHDDTFSEDDITRFLIMIDEAHRLVNPENMLAVSYLTDFAREARKFFGGLILASQSIRDFVPDHSDTAAVTKIRTLFELTQYKFIMQQDSNTLDSLRAIFEGQLTESELDYVPQLQQGECVLSISGVGNLMFSIEASEQELQLFEGGL; encoded by the coding sequence ATGTTTACAAAACAAAAAGCTGCAACCGAAGAAAAGCAGTCTAAAAAACCGGTATTGGATAAAGCGTTTTTAGCTGCTATCCAACCACAGGGTGGTGTTTCCTATAAGGATAAATACATGAAAAAAGGGGATGGTTATGAAGCATGTATTCATGTTTGGGAATATCCACAAAAAGTAGATGTACTTTGGATGGATGAATTAATGTCTATGTATGATGTGACGGTTGTATCAGATATTGCCACGATGAATCAGGAAGATACCGTAAATGCTATTAATAAAAGTATGATGGAACAAGATGTACGTCATAGAACCGCCAAACATGAATCAGACCGGATGGATGCTCAACGAGGATATACGGAAATGGAAGGATTATATGAACAAATAAGTAAGGCTGGGGAAGTTATTAAGTTGATGCATATTCGTTTGTATGTGGCTTCTCCTACAATTTGGGAATTAGAACAAAAAGTAAATCGGACCATGTCAAAGTTGAAATCTATGGGATTTAAAGGACAAATTTTTTTGAATGAGTCTTTTTGGGAATGGCAGTCAATGTTTCTTCCATATGAACGGCAACTTGCTTTTCCGAACAAACGGGAAGGAAAAGGAATGTCTGCCCTTACACTTGCTTCCGGACTTCCTTATCACTTTTCTGAATTGAATGATGAACGTGGAAGTTATTTTGGTACATCCTTTACCGGAGGAAATGTATTATTTGATCTGTTTCACCGGGATAAAATGCGACGTTTTTATAATGCGGTGGTCGTTGGAAAAATGGGTGCCGGTAAATCGACCACTTTGAAAAAATTACTCACGGATAATGCTGCCAGAGGGGATTTTATTCGAGGGTTCGAAATGACTGGTGAATTTAATACGCTTGTCAAAAATCAAGGTGGACATATTGTGAGTTTAGATGGAAGTGATGGAATCATTAATATCCTGCAAATCTTTCGTTCTGACAGAACGGATGAAGAACAAGATGAAAACGATACACCTATAAGCCGGGATATGCCAGCAAAAGAAGCATTAAGTTTTGAAGAGTATGAACGCCTTTGTTTTATGCAACACATTTCCAAAGTGGCTAAGTTTTATGAATTTATGGCAAGTAACCCGGAAACCGGTGAAACGCCTTCAACCGAAGAACTGGATGAATTTAAAAAGGTTCTGCGGCAATTTTATCAATCATTGGGATTTATGGGTAAATTGAAGACAACAGGCGTTACGACACTGCAGAATGATGAATATCCCATTTTTGGTGAATTTCTAACATTTCTTCGAAAACAATTATATGAGGATGTAAAAGATGATGGAAACGAGACACAACGGAATATTCGCAATGAATTGTCTCCGTATCGTGTAAAACGGTTGGAAACCATTGAATTAACGGTTGATAACATGGTTAATACGTATGAGGCCTTATTTAATGGGCATACATCTTTACCAGACATTACAAACGAACAGATCATATTTTTTTCGATTCGCAATCTACGAAAGTTTGAAAAGAATGTGTTCCAGGCTCAAATGTTTAATGCACTAAATTTGATTTGGGATAATTTGATTCAAATTGGTGCACCGCAAAAGCAAAAAATGTATCATGACGATACTTTTTCAGAGGATGATATTACACGATTTCTCATTATGATTGATGAAGCACACCGATTAGTCAATCCGGAAAATATGCTGGCGGTTTCTTATTTAACAGATTTTGCAAGAGAAGCCCGTAAGTTTTTTGGCGGTTTAATTCTTGCCAGTCAGTCGATTCGTGACTTTGTACCAGATCATTCTGATACAGCAGCCGTTACGAAAATCCGTACCTTGTTTGAATTGACACAGTATAAGTTTATCATGCAGCAAGATTCCAATACATTAGACTCCCTGCGTGCTATTTTTGAAGGACAATTAACGGAAAGTGAATTAGATTATGTACCACAGTTGCAGCAAGGAGAATGTGTTTTAAGTATTAGTGGGGTTGGTAATTTAATGTTCTCCATTGAAGCATCTGAACAAGAATTACAGTTGTTTGAAGGGGGACTGTAA
- a CDS encoding peptidoglycan DD-metalloendopeptidase family protein produces the protein MKQLWNAAKSIAKKKIMLWVLSFISANALTILIGIFLMTILLAIIGGVSGSVDHQKSAQASGTAQFICSPAGEINMKKWNSIFQNKKRSGALKGYGDEIVKLSKKRGIDPVLFAAIAMHETAWGESHAVKAYNNPGGLMNPNGSGLLQFDTMQEGLESMALTLHNRIIVDGLVTIEQLGSVYAPIGAANDPNNLNAHWVPTTKEIVKKFGGLTKNCKPATEVDMKIIGNKSWLSPHTKNITSGFGYRSCYGCSSFHGGLDVASAGIRGTPITAFADGKVIVSEASGTTFRSSESNLGSGYGWHMKIKHDNGMVTHYAHMKEKGVPVGTKVEAGDVIGRVGSTGSSTGAHLHFEIIINGEKVNPMQYIKPFLTGGAST, from the coding sequence ATGAAGCAACTATGGAATGCAGCAAAAAGTATTGCGAAAAAGAAAATCATGTTGTGGGTTCTAAGTTTTATTAGTGCGAATGCCTTAACGATTTTAATAGGCATTTTTTTAATGACGATCCTTCTAGCGATTATTGGGGGAGTAAGTGGTAGTGTTGATCATCAAAAATCAGCACAAGCAAGTGGTACTGCACAATTCATTTGTTCTCCGGCCGGTGAAATCAACATGAAAAAATGGAACAGTATTTTTCAAAATAAAAAACGTTCCGGTGCTTTAAAAGGGTACGGTGATGAAATAGTGAAGCTTTCCAAAAAACGAGGTATTGACCCTGTTTTATTTGCTGCCATTGCCATGCATGAGACAGCTTGGGGCGAATCCCATGCTGTAAAAGCCTACAATAATCCAGGTGGATTAATGAATCCAAACGGTAGTGGGTTGTTACAATTTGACACCATGCAGGAAGGATTAGAGTCTATGGCTCTTACCTTGCATAATCGAATTATTGTAGATGGATTGGTTACGATTGAACAATTAGGAAGTGTATATGCTCCAATTGGTGCAGCGAATGACCCGAATAATTTAAACGCACATTGGGTGCCGACCACAAAAGAAATCGTTAAAAAGTTTGGCGGTTTAACGAAAAATTGTAAGCCTGCAACGGAGGTTGATATGAAAATTATTGGTAATAAATCATGGCTCTCCCCACACACCAAAAATATTACATCCGGATTTGGTTATCGTTCCTGTTATGGATGTTCCTCTTTTCATGGAGGACTGGATGTTGCCAGTGCTGGTATAAGGGGTACACCTATTACCGCATTTGCAGATGGAAAAGTAATTGTTAGTGAAGCAAGTGGAACAACATTCCGTTCGTCAGAATCCAATTTAGGCAGTGGTTATGGATGGCACATGAAGATTAAACATGATAACGGAATGGTTACACATTATGCACATATGAAAGAAAAAGGCGTACCGGTTGGAACCAAGGTTGAAGCTGGTGATGTGATTGGTCGTGTTGGTTCTACGGGTTCTTCAACAGGAGCTCATTTGCACTTTGAGATTATCATAAATGGGGAAAAGGTTAATCCAATGCAATACATCAAACCATTTTTAACAGGAGGTGCTTCAACGTGA